GCTTAATAAGAAGTGCATGTAGCCTTTTTTCCTTCTCAAGGTTTACCTGAGGGGTTCTCCCCGAAACTCTTCCGTGAATAACCTTAAGGTATTCGCTGCCGGCAAGGGAAAATTCTCTCTTTAGGTCTCCCATCAAAAATATAAGGTCTCCCTCTTCCTTAAAGCAGTGGTCAAGAAACCTTCCATCCTCCAGATAACCCACTGCAACCATTATGGGTGTGGGGTATATGTTCCTTATTTCCTCTCTTTCCACCGTCTCGTTGTAGAGGGAAACATTACCGCTCACTACAGGAACCTCAAAAAATTTGCAGGCCTCCGATATGCCCTCTATGGCCCTTACCAACTGCCACATCACTTCTGGTCTGTCGGGGTTTCCAAAGTTCAGGCAGTCAGTTATGCCCAGTGGCTTTGCTCCCACGCAGGCAAGGTTTCTGAGGGCTTCCGCCACTGCGTATTTACCACCCTCGTAGGGGTCAAGAAAAAGCATACGCCCGTTTCCCTCTGCGGTGATGGCTATTAATCTCTCACTTTTCAGCTCCGGTTTTTCCACCCATTTTACCCTCATCACCGCAGCATCACCACCGGGCTTGAGCACCGTGTTTGTGCCCACCTGATGGTCATACTGGCTGTAAACCCACTCCTTGGAGGCTATGTTGGGAGAAGAAAGGAGTTTTATAAGAGCCTCCTGAAGAGGAACCTCAGGAAGGCTGTTCTGGTCAAAATCCCATAAGGACTTGAGACGATCTGGCTCTCTGTATGGCTTTTCGTATACCGGTGCCTCCTCCACTATCAGGCTGACCGGAAGCTCAACCACCAGCTCACCCTTATGGTAAGCCCTGAAAAGCCCATCCTCTGTGAGCCTGCCCACCACTGCCCCCTCAAGATGGTAGTATTTAGAAAGCTCCAGAAGCCTGTGAACCTTTTCCTCCTGGGTCACAAGAAGCATTCTCTCCTGGCTTTCCGAGAGGAGTATCTCAAAGTCCTTCATGCCCTCCTCTCTGAGGGGAACTCGGTCAAGCCAGAGCTCCACCCCGCACTTTGACTTGTTTGCAAGCTCTGAGGAAGCACCAGAAAGCCCGGCAGCTCCAAGGTCCTGAAGACCACTTACAAGTTCTTCTTCAAGGGCTTGAAGAACTGCCTCTATGAGTTTCTTACCAAAGTAGGGGTCTCCAATCTGCACATTTGGCAGTTTTTCTTCAATACCTTCTCCAAACTCCGCAGAAGCCATCACAGCACCGTGTATGCCATCCCTTCCCGTGGAAGAGCCAAGAAGAAAGAGCAGGTCTCCGGGTCTTCCCCTTGCCCTGAACATCCTGCCTGCGGGCAAAATCCCAAGACAGAAGGCGTTAACAAGGGGGTTTGTTCTGTAGCATTCCTCAAAGTATGTTTCACCTGCAACGGTGGGTATGCCTATGCAGTTACCGTAATGGGATATGCCACTCACCACACCCTTCACAATCCTTTTGTCCGGAGGAAGTCCAAACCTGAGAGAGTCTGCAAGGGCTATGGGTCTTGCACCCATGGAAAGTATGTCTCTTATTATCCCACCAACGCCCGTGGCAGCACCATGAAAGGGTTCAATGTAGGAAGGATGGTTGTGGCTTTCTATCTTGAAGGCAAGCCATACCTTATCGTCAAGCTCAACCACCCCTGCGTTTTCACCCGGTCCCTGAACCACCCAGTCTGCACTGGTGGGAAACTTTCTCAGATGCACCTTTGAAGACTTGTATGAGCAGTGCTCAGACCAGAGGGCACCAAGAACACCAAGCTCCACGGAGTTTGGTTCACGCCCGAGCCTGCTGACTATTCTTTCATATTCTTCCTCTTTGAGACCATAAAGCTGGTAGAGTTTCATCCCTTCTGTTCTCCGAAAACCTCCTTCTTTATGTCCTCTTCCCTTCCAAAGACACCCATTATGTGATAGCCATTGTCCACATGAATCACTTCACCGGTTATAGCCCTTGCCCAGTCACTACAAAGAAAGACAGCAGTATCTCCCACATCCTCTATGGTTATGGCTCTTCCAAAGGGGTTTACCTTTGTGGTGTGTTCCATAAGGAGGTGGAAACCCGTTATGCTGTATGCGGCAAGGGTCTTTATGGGACCTGCAGATATGGCGTTTATCCTGTGCCCTTGCTTTGCTATATCGTAGGCAAGATAACGCACCGTGCACTCAAGGGCGGACTTTGCTATACCCATAACATTGTAATGAGGAACCACCTTCTCTGCACCGTAGTATGAAAGGGTTATTATGGAGCCGCTCCTGCCCTCCATGAGAGGAAGAAGCTCTCTGGTGAGGGCTATAAGGGAATATACGGATATGTCCATTGCAGTTTTGAAGCCTTCCCTTGACGTGTCTATCACTCCACCCCTGAACTCTTCTTTTGGTGCGTAGGCAATGGAATGAACTATTATGTCCAGACTGCCCCATACCTCAGAAAGCCAGTCCTTGAGAGCCCTTATATTTTGGTCCTCTGACACATCATATTCAAAGATAAGACCTGAACCAAACTCCTCTGCTACCTCTTCCACCCTTTTTTTTAGCTTTTCACTGGCGTAAGTGAAGGCAAGCTCCGCACCTTCCCTATGAAAGGCCTTTGCTATACCGTAAGCTATACTTCTTTCGTTTGCCACACCCGTTATAAGGGCCCTTTTACCTTCAAGAAGACCCATACTTGCCTCCTCTACTGAATGATTTTTATGGCTTCTTCCACGCTTCTGCCCTCGTGCACTATGAGGCTGAGGGCTCTCACCATACCCACTCTGTTTTTAGCCTGAAATACGTTCCGCCCGATGGAAAGGCCCCTTGCCCCAGCCCTTATGGCACCATGAACCATCTCAAGCACCTCTCTTTCTGTTTTCATCTTTGGACCTCCGGCTATGACCACAGGAATAGGGCATCCTTCCACCACCTTTGAAAAGCTCTCAGGATCTCCCGTGTAGGGAACTTTTACTATGTCCGCACCCAATTCCGCACCGAGCCTTGCACAGTGAGCTACCACTCTGGGCTCATACTGGTTCATGTCCTTGCCCCTTCCGTAAACCATGGCAAGAAGGGGCATGCCCCATTCTTCACACACTTTGGATACATAGCCCAGGTCTCTGAGCATTTCCCTCTCCATGTCTGCACCCACGTTCACATGCACCGATACGCCGTCTGCACCCAGCTTTATGGCTTCTTCCACCGTGCAGACCAGCACCTTGTCGTTTTTTGTAGGTGCCCAGTCGGTAGAAGCAGAGAGGTGAACTATTAGCCCTATGTCTCTGCCTTTCCCCCTGTGCCCCGCCTTCACCATGCCCTTATGGAGCACCACAGCATTGGCACCGCCCTCCGCCACATCTTCCACCGCCTTTCTTATATTCTCAATCCCCTCCATCGGGCCGGAGCTTACCCCATGGTCCATGGGAACTATTATTGTCTTGCCCGTATCTCTGTTAATAAGTCTCTCAAGCCTGAGCTGTTTACCTATGCTCATGTTTTTAACCTCCCTTAAACCTGAAA
This window of the Aquificaceae bacterium genome carries:
- a CDS encoding 2-amino-3,7-dideoxy-D-threo-hept-6-ulosonate synthase, coding for MSIGKQLRLERLINRDTGKTIIVPMDHGVSSGPMEGIENIRKAVEDVAEGGANAVVLHKGMVKAGHRGKGRDIGLIVHLSASTDWAPTKNDKVLVCTVEEAIKLGADGVSVHVNVGADMEREMLRDLGYVSKVCEEWGMPLLAMVYGRGKDMNQYEPRVVAHCARLGAELGADIVKVPYTGDPESFSKVVEGCPIPVVIAGGPKMKTEREVLEMVHGAIRAGARGLSIGRNVFQAKNRVGMVRALSLIVHEGRSVEEAIKIIQ
- a CDS encoding enoyl-ACP reductase; this encodes MGLLEGKRALITGVANERSIAYGIAKAFHREGAELAFTYASEKLKKRVEEVAEEFGSGLIFEYDVSEDQNIRALKDWLSEVWGSLDIIVHSIAYAPKEEFRGGVIDTSREGFKTAMDISVYSLIALTRELLPLMEGRSGSIITLSYYGAEKVVPHYNVMGIAKSALECTVRYLAYDIAKQGHRINAISAGPIKTLAAYSITGFHLLMEHTTKVNPFGRAITIEDVGDTAVFLCSDWARAITGEVIHVDNGYHIMGVFGREEDIKKEVFGEQKG
- the purL gene encoding phosphoribosylformylglycinamidine synthase subunit PurL; the encoded protein is MKLYQLYGLKEEEYERIVSRLGREPNSVELGVLGALWSEHCSYKSSKVHLRKFPTSADWVVQGPGENAGVVELDDKVWLAFKIESHNHPSYIEPFHGAATGVGGIIRDILSMGARPIALADSLRFGLPPDKRIVKGVVSGISHYGNCIGIPTVAGETYFEECYRTNPLVNAFCLGILPAGRMFRARGRPGDLLFLLGSSTGRDGIHGAVMASAEFGEGIEEKLPNVQIGDPYFGKKLIEAVLQALEEELVSGLQDLGAAGLSGASSELANKSKCGVELWLDRVPLREEGMKDFEILLSESQERMLLVTQEEKVHRLLELSKYYHLEGAVVGRLTEDGLFRAYHKGELVVELPVSLIVEEAPVYEKPYREPDRLKSLWDFDQNSLPEVPLQEALIKLLSSPNIASKEWVYSQYDHQVGTNTVLKPGGDAAVMRVKWVEKPELKSERLIAITAEGNGRMLFLDPYEGGKYAVAEALRNLACVGAKPLGITDCLNFGNPDRPEVMWQLVRAIEGISEACKFFEVPVVSGNVSLYNETVEREEIRNIYPTPIMVAVGYLEDGRFLDHCFKEEGDLIFLMGDLKREFSLAGSEYLKVIHGRVSGRTPQVNLEKEKRLHALLIKLIKENILRSAHDVSLGGLAVALLECLFGTGLGVEVNLYMEERLDFFLFSENPTMVVVSVRREDAEVFKDLVEGHDLDWLFLGRVKEEEFFTLTNNEEKILELQVSELEEIWEKALENLL